The genomic DNA TTGCGACATCAAAGGCGGTTTCGACTTCCTCATCACTGCTCAAATTAATCGATACGCCGCGTCCATGATTGGCATTGAGCGGTTTGACAACGACAGGGTAACCAATACGCTGTGCCGCCTTAACGGCTTCATTCGAGCTATAAACCATTTGTTGCTGTGGCACGGGTAGCCCCAAATCATTCAGCAGATTATGGGTATCTTCCTTATCACAGGAAATCTCCACGGCAATATGATTGGTTTGGGACGTAATTGTTGCCTGAATTCTTTTTTGGTGTTTGCCATGCCCGAATTGCACCAGACTATATTTATTCAGACGCAGCCAGGGAATATCCCTTGCTTCCGCGGCGGCGACAAGTGACGCGGTACTGGGTCCAAAGGCATGCCTTTGCGCACTTTTAATAAATCTTGTCTGTTCTTCTTCCCAGTCAAAGTCTACTTCAATCGGATAGCCCGTTTTTTCCTGCAACTCCTTGGGCAACAAATGCATCAAGAGCTTAATAGCAAGTTCACAGGCGGCCAAGCCTACGTCTTTATGAACATAGGCATAAACCATATTATATTGACCAACGTCACCGGTTGATCGGGTGCGGCCAAACGTAACTTCATTCCCCGCAACACATTGTAGCTCCAATGCGACATGTTCAATAATATGAGCCATCCATGTACCTTCGTCTTCTCTGAGCCGACGAATGAAACCACCCGGCACACGGTAAGAACAGCCATGCTCATGAAGCCCTGGCAGGGCATCCACCAGTCCGTCAACAAAATCACTGCCTATTTTTGCTGATGGCCACTCTTCCAGAACGCCAATATCCAATACATGGCGAATGACTTTGAATTTGGCATATTGATTGGGCCCCAAATATAAATTCGTTTTTAATATTTTCATTTAAGTCCCTCTCAATATTTTAGTTAAACTTTAAATTTTACAAACATTCTGCCGATCTTCAATAGGCGGGAATGCTTCCCTGATATCAAAATTATAAAGGCAGCCTTCATGTAGGATATCCAGTTTTAGACCAAGAAGGCCCAATGCTTTGGTATTGTCCGTGCCATAAGCTGAAGAATAGGTCAAATCCCCGCCATCAACAATCGTTACCGTTCCGCTTCCCACCACCTCGCACATATCATCCGGGCCGATAAAAGCGGCAGTATCCTCATCAATTCCCACTCCCATCAGGAACGGGTTAAAGGCGATGGCCGAAAGCAGCCTTCCAAGTCGGTTTCGTTCCGAAAAATGCTGATCAATAATCATGGCATTGGTCAGACCAAGTCCCGGTGCCAATATGGCACCGCCTTCCCTTGGTGATTCATTTGATTCACCGCCGGCAATCATATGTTCTGACATAATTGATGCCCCAGCCGACGTGCCAGCGACATGGACACCGCGGGCATTTGCTGTTCTGATTACCTGGGCGACAGCTGTACCGCCAAGAATAGTCGCCAGTCGAAGCTGATTGCCACCGGTGATAAAGATACCTGTTGCTTCTTCGCAGCGGCTGGCAAATTCAGGATTGTTGCAGTCTTCACGGCTTGTAATATCAATATGGCTTACTTCGCCAACGCCAATATCCGTAAATATTTTTTCATATCTTTCGCCTGTATCATCAAGGCGTGACGCGGTTGGAATAATCACAATTTTTGCGTTAGTTCCACCTGAAATTTCAGTAAATTTTTTTAAAATAGAAGGGTTGGTATCTTTATTTTCAGCACCACCAATGGGAATGATATAACCCCTTTGATGTCCTTCTTCCACTATTGCTGGACACATTCTTTTATTAAACCTTACACTTGTTGGCTAAATATTTCCCCGCCCCGATTGATCCGGTTCAATAAACCGGATCCGCTTAAAAAATAAGCTATAGCCCCATAAATAGCCTAATTCCTTCATATTTAAAACAAAATTTATTATTTGGCATTTTCCCATACTCTTCTGATCCAGGGCACGGCCTTTCCCATTGGTTCGGGTAAAAGATTTTCCTGATGATGGGTTATTACCGTCAGCACCTGAAAAATTACATCCTTGCCTTCGGCTTTCAGTTTCTTCACATATTCTTCCGTCGGACCGATATCAATCAGGCCATCAACCCGTGAATGAATGATATAAAGTGGAATTTTCCAGTCCACATCAATCATTTTCCTGTTTTCCCTAAAACCGTCCATCTCAGCCGGCATCCCGGCAATTGGCAGTGCACCGGCAAATCGATCCTGAAACTTTGAGGCAAAATGCCAGGTTCCAAACCCACCCATGCTGTAGCCCGTAACTATGGTTTTTGACGGATCTATATTATATGTGGCTATAACACTGTCCATCAGGCTAAGAACGGCTTTTTCATTTTCCGGCGTTGACCAGTTCCCGTTCACTGAATCGGCCGCCAGAAAAATAGCTCCAAGCGGCTCAAAAGCCTGCTGGTAAATTTTGGTAAAAAATCCTTCCACCCAGTAAGGCTCAGGTATTGTTGACCCTTCTTTCCTCTGGAAACCGTAATGAAGCCCAAGAATAAGCGGTACGGCTTTACTGCCATCATATCCTTCCGGAATGCTGATGATATAGCGCTGTAAAGTGCCATCCGGATGTGTTACCTCCATTCTATGGAGGCCAGGTCCCATTTTTTTGATTGTCAGCTCCTGTGCGTTAGAATTTGCCGCATAAAGCCAGAAAACAATAAGGCATGCCGCATTTAATAATGATTTCACTTATGACCTCCCGTTATTTATTTTTCAAAGCATGACATACAAGATCTAAAACTTCAAGAAAGACAAATATTGATTTCAATAGTTTTTCTTTTATTCTGAAAAAAACAATTTGGAGTTTATGGATGGTCTCTACAGAAGTGCTTCTGGCAATATTTACGGCGTCACTATTACTTTCCCTTGTCCCGGGGCCGGATAATTTATTTCTGTTGACTCAGGCGGCATTGGAAGGTCCCGTTGCCGGAATTTGTCTGACACTTGGTCTATTAACAGGACTTATCTGTCATACGACTGCTGTTATTTTTGGTGTCACCGTTATTATCAAATCCTCTGTAACGGCCTTTACAGTTCTGAAATTCATCGGAGTCGCTTACCTCCTTTATCTTTCATGGCACGCTTTTCGGGCGGGAAAAGCAAAAATATCAGAAACGGCAAATAAACCACGGGGTAATTTTCGGCTGTATCGCCGCGGCATTCTGATGAATATCAGCAATCCTAAAATTGCTGTTTTCTTTCTGGCCTTTTTTCCTCAGTTCATTGACCCGTCACTTGGCCATTTTGCCCGGCAAACCATCGAGCTTGCCGCTGCATTCATTCTGGCATTTCTGATCGTGTTTATTTCAATCGCCTATTTGGCCGCAAGGCTAGGTGAGTTTCTAAAGAAATCAGAGAGAGCCCAGATTATATTAAACAGGATTGCCGGAACAATCTTTGTTGGTTTTGCTCTTAAGCTTGCGCTGACGGAAACTGCATAACTGATAGTCTGTTTTCAAACTGTAAATCTAAAAATTTGCAAAATAAGCAAAAATAGGTCACCATTCCCCCATAATAAAAACATCTGAACGGGGAATATTATGACAATTTCAAATTTTGTTAAAAGAGCACGTTATATTTTTGTGCTTCTCTTATTTACATCTTCCTTACCAAACGCATATGCACAGATTAATCAGGGAATGTCCATTGAACGGCTGAGCCGAATTGATGGGGTAATGCAGGATTATATTGATCAGGAAAAAATTGGCGGTGCCGTCGTATATGTCACGCGAAATGGCATGCCCGTTTATCATAAAGCCTTCGGAATGCGCGATATCGCCAGCAAGGACCCGATGAAGCACGACAACATGTTCCGAATTGCTTCCCAGTCAAAAGCAATCACGAGCGTTGGTATCATGATTTTACAGGAACAGGGAAAATTACTGATTGGTGATACGGTCGGAAAATATTTACCCGAATATATGGAAACAACCGTAGCGGAAGATGACGGAAATGGCGGGTATAGGGTTGTTCCTGCCAAGCGGAAAATCACTATACGTGATCTTCTTACCCATACTGCCGGTATCAGCTACGGCACAGGTCCCGGTGAAGCGGCATGGAAAGAAGCGGGTATTTACGGATGGTATTTCGCGGACCGGGATGAACCGATCAGGAATACGGTCAGACGTATCGCCAGCCTTCCACAGGCGGCACAACCTGGTGAACAGTTTGTCTATGGCTATAACACCGATATTCTAGGCGCTGTTATTGAGGTCATATCCGGGCAATCGCTAGATCAGTTTATCAAGGAAAATATTCTGGATCCTCTCCATATGCATGACACCGCTTATTATGTCCCGAAGGAAAAGGTAGATCGTCTGGCCACCGTTTATTCTTTAAAAGGGGATAAAATCAGCCTTGCTGATAATCCGGGACAAATGGACGGCGGAAGACATGTGGGGCAGGGACATTATGTCAATGGGCCGCGTAAGAGCTTTTCCGGCGGGGCAGGGCTTATTTCAACCACCCATGATTACGGCACCTTTTTACAGATGATGTTAAATGGTGGCGAATTAAACGGGACGAGAATTTTAAGCCGAAAAACTGTTGAGCTTATGACCAAAAATCATATTGGTGATATTGAATTCGGTGCAGGGAGGAAATTTGGGCTGGGCTTTGAAATTGTTATGGACATGGGCGCCTTTGGCCAACCAAGTTCAGAAGGCAATTTCGGTTGGGGCGGTGCCTACCATTCCACATATTGGGTTGATCCCAAGGAAAAAATTGTTTTTGTTTATCTGACCCAGCTAATCCCGGCAGGAGATATGAATGAAAGCGATAAATTAAGGGCTTTGATTTATCAGGCAATCGTAGATTAAAAGGAAAAATTCATGAAAAAATTAAGTTTAATTATAGCAATATTAATCACAGGTTTACTTGGACAGACAGCCTGGTCACAAAATAAGGATACCGTCGAATATTATACCAATAGTCCGGATGCCTTGCTTTCATCCGCCGTAAGGGTCGGCAATATGCTATATCTTTCCGGAATGACCGGAAGAGACCCCGAAACCAGAAAATTCCCTGACGATGTTGCAACTCAGACTCATAACATTATGAAAAATATAAAAGCCACATTGGAAAAATACGGTTCTTCATTGGATGAAGTTGTTAAATGCACTGTCTTTATGGCAAACCCTGATGATAGGGAGGCCCTTAATAAAGCCTACC from Emcibacteraceae bacterium includes the following:
- a CDS encoding cyanophycinase is translated as MCPAIVEEGHQRGYIIPIGGAENKDTNPSILKKFTEISGGTNAKIVIIPTASRLDDTGERYEKIFTDIGVGEVSHIDITSREDCNNPEFASRCEEATGIFITGGNQLRLATILGGTAVAQVIRTANARGVHVAGTSAGASIMSEHMIAGGESNESPREGGAILAPGLGLTNAMIIDQHFSERNRLGRLLSAIAFNPFLMGVGIDEDTAAFIGPDDMCEVVGSGTVTIVDGGDLTYSSAYGTDNTKALGLLGLKLDILHEGCLYNFDIREAFPPIEDRQNVCKI
- a CDS encoding dienelactone hydrolase family protein, whose translation is MKSLLNAACLIVFWLYAANSNAQELTIKKMGPGLHRMEVTHPDGTLQRYIISIPEGYDGSKAVPLILGLHYGFQRKEGSTIPEPYWVEGFFTKIYQQAFEPLGAIFLAADSVNGNWSTPENEKAVLSLMDSVIATYNIDPSKTIVTGYSMGGFGTWHFASKFQDRFAGALPIAGMPAEMDGFRENRKMIDVDWKIPLYIIHSRVDGLIDIGPTEEYVKKLKAEGKDVIFQVLTVITHHQENLLPEPMGKAVPWIRRVWENAK
- a CDS encoding LysE family translocator; translated protein: MVSTEVLLAIFTASLLLSLVPGPDNLFLLTQAALEGPVAGICLTLGLLTGLICHTTAVIFGVTVIIKSSVTAFTVLKFIGVAYLLYLSWHAFRAGKAKISETANKPRGNFRLYRRGILMNISNPKIAVFFLAFFPQFIDPSLGHFARQTIELAAAFILAFLIVFISIAYLAARLGEFLKKSERAQIILNRIAGTIFVGFALKLALTETA
- a CDS encoding serine hydrolase domain-containing protein, whose product is MTISNFVKRARYIFVLLLFTSSLPNAYAQINQGMSIERLSRIDGVMQDYIDQEKIGGAVVYVTRNGMPVYHKAFGMRDIASKDPMKHDNMFRIASQSKAITSVGIMILQEQGKLLIGDTVGKYLPEYMETTVAEDDGNGGYRVVPAKRKITIRDLLTHTAGISYGTGPGEAAWKEAGIYGWYFADRDEPIRNTVRRIASLPQAAQPGEQFVYGYNTDILGAVIEVISGQSLDQFIKENILDPLHMHDTAYYVPKEKVDRLATVYSLKGDKISLADNPGQMDGGRHVGQGHYVNGPRKSFSGGAGLISTTHDYGTFLQMMLNGGELNGTRILSRKTVELMTKNHIGDIEFGAGRKFGLGFEIVMDMGAFGQPSSEGNFGWGGAYHSTYWVDPKEKIVFVYLTQLIPAGDMNESDKLRALIYQAIVD
- a CDS encoding RidA family protein: MKKLSLIIAILITGLLGQTAWSQNKDTVEYYTNSPDALLSSAVRVGNMLYLSGMTGRDPETRKFPDDVATQTHNIMKNIKATLEKYGSSLDEVVKCTVFMANPDDREALNKAYRSYFGDHPPARSGVGNLILSGGALVEIECMATVGLK